From the Methanobacterium spitsbergense genome, one window contains:
- a CDS encoding slipin family protein, producing MDWFSLIIILVIILIILGLSIRIVNQYERGVVFRVGKVIGVKEPGLRLIIPLIDRMVKASLQIVTMPIPSQKIITEDNVSIDVAAVAYFKIVDPYKAVVEVENYNRAVNQISQTTVRSVVGQFNLDEILSETPKINLKIKEIIDKHSEPWGINVTTVEIKDIKLPDTMKRVIAMQAEAEREKRAKIIAAEGEYLSATKLGDAADIISQHPIALQLRIMQVLNQIAVEKNSTIIFPAPLMNSITDIANFLKEENKEAVDKK from the coding sequence ATGGATTGGTTTTCATTAATTATTATTTTGGTTATAATCTTGATTATTTTGGGCTTATCAATACGGATAGTTAATCAATATGAAAGAGGCGTTGTTTTTCGTGTAGGAAAAGTTATAGGAGTTAAAGAACCAGGATTAAGGTTAATAATACCTTTAATAGATCGTATGGTTAAGGCCTCATTACAGATAGTTACTATGCCTATACCTTCCCAGAAGATCATTACAGAAGACAATGTTTCAATAGATGTGGCTGCAGTTGCCTATTTTAAGATTGTAGATCCCTATAAAGCTGTTGTTGAAGTAGAAAATTACAATAGGGCAGTGAATCAGATATCACAAACAACTGTTAGAAGTGTTGTTGGACAGTTCAATCTCGATGAAATCCTTTCAGAAACACCTAAAATTAACCTTAAGATTAAGGAAATTATAGACAAACACAGTGAACCATGGGGAATAAACGTCACCACTGTAGAAATAAAAGATATTAAACTTCCAGACACCATGAAACGTGTTATTGCAATGCAAGCCGAGGCAGAAAGGGAGAAAAGAGCAAAAATTATTGCTGCAGAAGGGGAATATCTTTCCGCAACCAAACTGGGGGATGCAGCAGATATAATATCTCAACATCCAATCGCTTTACAACTCAGAATAATGCAAGTACTAAATCAAATAGCTGTTGAGAAAAATTCAACTATAATATTCCCTGCACCACTTATGAACAGCATAACTGACATTGCAAACTTCTTGAAAGAAGAAAATAAAGAAGCAGTCGATAAAAAGTAA